ACTCCCTGCACACGGACCCCCAGCCCAAAGGCCCCCAGGGGCTGGGAGTCAATGATGCCCACTCGTCACAGGCGGGAAGCCAGAGCAGAGACGGGCCCTGCCCAGGCTCATGGAGGTGGTGGCAGAACCAGGCCCCAAACCTGGCGGACGGGCCCAAAGCCAGGGGCTCTGAGCTGTCCTCGAGGACTTTTCGTTACCGGGAGAACCTACAAAGCTTCCTCCAGAGAGCAACTTTCCCGAGTGTAGAATTTCCCCGAGTCAGAAGCTTAGAACGCCAGTCCTGTGGACATTAATCAAATAAGCTCGAGAAACACTGCCCTGGAGAAAGGTAAACAGGTCTCCATTACTGCTGTATTTTTGGTGCTGAGAGCCCTACTTTCTAAGTCCGCCATATGTCCACTGAGTACACGGTGTTTGCCAAATGTACAACACGGCCCAAAAAGCTGGGCGTTTTCAAGGTGCGACGGAGgccagaggtcacacagctgagctTCTCTGCCAGaaccctgccccttccccaaccCAGTCCCCCAGCCAGAACTTTTGGAAAGTTCTCTCTCCATCCTTAACAGGGGAGactctctccccactccccaccttcaGAAACACGTGGAGGGCGGTGGGTCCCACTGCCTGCAAGTCCAAAAGCCTTGAAGGCATTTAAGACCCAGAAGTCGGAAAGTGGCACTGCTGACTCAGTGACCTTAAGTGGGTCATACCACTCGGCCTGCAAATTGGAGGtgataaaaaaaaaccctttcctGCTTCACAGGGCAGGTGTGAAGATCACAGAGGGGAGGTGTGCGGGATGGTGGAGTTCTGAGCATCCTGGGAAGAGGACTCGGGGGCAACCTCGGGCGGCCTACGCTCTCCCCGCACCCGGAAAGTGACAGCTCACAGCGGTCCGGTCACTTACGCCCATCCCTGCAGGCTTTGCCCCAGCCAGTGCCCCTCCAGCTCCCCGCAGCAGCCGAGCCCAGAATGCCCCCCAGGGCCTCACCCTGGCCCCAGGCTCTgcccacctccccttcccctcccccgccctgtCCTCAGCCCCCAATGCCTCTCCCGACACCTCAGACACCTCAGACACCCAAGTCCCCTCTAGAGCCTTCCTGGTACCTCCAGCCCCCCAGCTACCAGCACCCCCTCCTCCACTGCGAACACAGCTTCCACCCAGCACCCCCTCCTGTCTCCTCTTCACAACACGTGAGACGCACCCCCCTCCACCCAGATCTGGCAAAGGTCAGACCTGCGACTCAAGTCAAGAGAATTAAACCCGATCTCAACAGAAGTGACGGCAAAATAAACATGATGCCTTTTAAGCACCCTTAAGTGGGGTGAGACATCGCCCCAGTTGGTTTTACAATAGAAAAATTTCAGAGTCAGACTACGGTTGACTCATAaaactgtgtgttttttttggaAAGTTCTTTTTCAGCCACCCTGGGTGTGGAGGCCAAAAGGTCACCGGGCCAGATACCAGGTCCCAGTGTCCTTCAGGTTCCCTTTTGAACCAGGGTTTATTCTCTGCTGGTGTGgctgttttttatttattggcCGTGCTGCATGGTCCACGTGCAGGATCTCAGTCCCCCgactgaccagggactgaactcgggcCCACAAGCAGtcaaagcgcagagtcctaaacacaggaccaccagggaagccttgcccTTGGGAGCCTTAAGACAGGGCAGGCAAGCAGCACGGAGGTCCTCCCCTCTGGCAGACATGAGCGCTGCCGCCCGCTCCACGCTGGACCTGCCCAGCCCAGGATCATGCCAGGCCTCGCCCCCCAAGCCGGCAGCATCCGAAGCCTGCCAGAAACCATCCCGCACTGGGTGCTTCCTCCAGCACACACACAATCATGCTGCAAAAACCACACTTCAACCACCACAGTCATCGcttcaaaaaaagaaactcacctgtgtgtgtgtcagtgctcaatttaagaagtaaataaagaaaaattcacaCTCCGAACCATCGCAGTTCTCTGAATACTAGACGTTTTGGTGGAAGAGCAGCTTCCACCCCAGGCAGAAAGGGGGCCATTTCCAGGGGGCTGTCACGCCCTCCGACCCTGGGGTGTGGCTCCCTTACCTGGGTCCGAAGGCCGGGGACTCCTGAAGCCCGGATCCGTCCTCCTCCGGGCAGATGACAACGAGCGGCAGGAAGGGGTCTCCGTCCTCGGCATCCGGCCCACTCATCTCGCCGACCCCGAGCTCCCTGGCCTCCGAGGAGCCTCGGGCCTCCAAGCCGAGGGCTGAGAGGTCATCATTCCCCACACCTGGTTCCAGGGGCTGGCTGACGTCCCCCACGCCACACTCCCTGGCTTCAGCCGGGAGCTCCACGTTCCGGAGCTCCGAGTCCTGGGCCCAGTCCACCTGGTCCAGCCTGCGACCCCGCGGCCCCTGAGAAGTCTCCGAGTCTAGCTCACAGGGCACCTCCAGATGCCTCAGGCCTAGACTGTCGCCCCAGTCCACCCCACCAGGCCCGAGCTCTCGGTCTCTCGGCTCAGGCGTCCAGTCTGCCTGACCCACTCCGCGCTCCCTCGATTTAAGGAACTCTCCCGCCTCCGCGCCTGACCAGTCAGTCTGCCCCACGCCACCCTCTCTGGTCTGGCTGGGGCCTCCAACCTCGGAAGGCCAGTCCTGGTCCCCGACTCCGAGCCTCCCGGGGGCCTCCGCCCCTCCACTCTGCGAACGGCAGACTAGCCCTGCATCGGTCACGCCCGCGTGGTCTGCCCAGCCGGTCTGTCCCACGCCATCCTCCCTGGCTTCGCTGGAGCTGCCAGCACGCACACAGCTGGACACCTCCAGGTTCCAGAGACCCAGCTGGTCAGTCCAGCCCACGGCCCCCTCAGGGGGCAAGAAGGGGCCGCCTCCCAGCTGGCCACAAGTGCTCAGGCTGGCCCCACCCGCCCTGTCGTCACCGATTATCCCAAACTGGGGGCTCTGCTCCGCGGCCTCCGCGCAGAAGCCACTGCCCCAACCCCGCTGGCCCGGGCTGAAGGCCAACTCTGGCTGGGCGCCCACACCGAGGCCGAAGTCTCCGGCCCAGCCCCGCTCTGCCCCCTCCCTGTCAGCTTCCCCTGGGCTCCGGGCGCCCCCCGCCTGCGGGCCCCCAACCTCCCGGGAGTCAGCGCCGCCTTGCCAGCCGCCTGGGTCCCTCTGCCCCAGATCCCCGTCCTGCAGCTGGGAGCCGCTGGCAGAGAACACGCTCCCCGCCTCAGTGGTCTCGGGCCAGCCCGCGTCCCTGCCAGCCACCCCGGGGCTCACTCGGCCCGGGGTCTTCTTCTCAAACTCCGTGTCCTGCCGCTGGGCCTCCTCGAGGCTGAACCCGGCGCTCAGGGCTCTGGCTCCGAAGTCCCGAGTGAGGCCGCCGCTGTAGTCCGGCACCCAGGCGCTCCTGCCGAAGTCGCTCCTTCTGAACCCCGGGTCCTGCTGCCCTGCGTCCTGGTTGCTGCTGTACCTACCGAGCGGGTCCTTCTGCCCTGATTCCGGACCCTGCCCTTCTTCATCCCGGCTCGCGTAGGCGCCCAAGGCATCTCTCTTCCCAAAGTCCCAGTCCTGAAGGCTTGCGTCCCGACCGCTGTAGGTTCCCAGAGAATCCCTCTTCCCGAACTCCTGGTCCTGGAGCTCTGCATCCCGGCTGGAGTAGGTGCCCTGGGAATCCCTCTTCCCAAACTCCTGGTCCTGGAGCTCTGCGTCCCGGCTGGAGTAGGTGCCCTGGGAATCCCTCTTCCCGAACTCCCAGTGCTGAAGGTCCACCTCGTGGCTTTGCGGAGCGCTAGGCTTCCCGATCGCCCGGTCCTGGGTGCCGAGGCCCCCTGGGGCCCCCGCTCCACGGCCGTCTTGGCCGCCGACCTCGTCCTCCTCACAGTCGAGGGCACACCTGCCAGCCCATTCCCCAGGgcccccctccccaactccaTGCCCACACTCGCTGGCCCAGTCCCTCTCTCCGAGGCCTGGGTCCCCTCGAGGGCTTGCAACTCCCAGGCTGTAGTCCCGAGAAGCATCCTGGGACCAGGTGGAAGGCCGGAAACCGCCAGGATGTGGGCCTCCTGCAATTCCAAATTCACTCTGCAGGTCTTTCTGGGCCCAGCCGAGGAGTCCCTgggaataagagagagagaagacacaaaCGGGACTTAAAATTAGTCAGGGTGGCAATCGGTCCGGAGCGAGAGTCAGCGCTGCCTAGGACCCAACTCTGGCTTCGGAGAGCCTGGGTTTGGATgcgggctgtgtgaccttgggcaaatcacttaagcACTCTGGGTCCCCGGGGTCCCCATCGTTCAGTGAGGTCAGTTACTACGGCAGGGGGTAGGACGAGAGAGTTAAATGGAATCACTGAAGCCGAAGGCTCAGCAGAGGTCCCAGCACCCCCTGGGGCCTCGGCGGTAAATCCCGAAGTCCTGTTTACTGCCCTTGGGCAACACCTGGCGAAACGCCAGGAGCAGGGCTGCCTGGCAGAGGGGTCTATCCGGGGTCGTGGGGGAGGGCATGCCCTCAGCGAGGAGCGCTCAAGACCCTGCGCCCCTCCACAGCCGCCCCTTTCCAAGGCAAGCTCCCCAGGACACCCTTCACCCTTCCAGCCCGCGTGAACCCCCAGCCCTGACCCCAAGGGAAGCTCCCTCCTGCCAGCGGCCGCCCTGCGAAGGTCTCTGGGTCCTCACCGCCAGCCCCAAAGGGACGGCCTCCTCTAGTTCAGGGAGAAGACCCAACCAGGGCTCCGGGCTCCCGACCCCGTCCGGAACTCCCTGACTCACTCGTGCGGCCGGGGGAGCCCTGGGCTCGGGACTGCGGAGCCGGCCGGCCTCGTCCCGCAGCGCGGCGTTGGCCAGCAGCCTCTCCAGGACCGACACACTGGGCTCCCGGTCCCCAGGCCCGGCCATGGTCCCGGCCTCCGGTCCCCGCCCGCCCCGGGGCCCACTGGGCGCGGCGAGTGCCGGGACGGGGCTGGGCCGCTCCCCTCGCCCGCCCGGACCTGTCCAACAGCCCTGGCCCCCCTCCCTGTACAGCAGCTGCAACTCTCAGCGGCCCCGCCCGGGAGCCAGTTGAGTCACCGCATCCCGGGACGGACACACCTACCGCGGACGGACACACCTACCGCGCGAGCCCAGCGGCCTTAACTCCTTCCTGCTCGTCCCCCAGGCCCCGCCCAGAGGCCCccggctcctccctcctcccagccccgccCCTAAAAGTACGTTTCTATCGCCACCTGGTTCCCATCCCTGAGACTACTGGGCAGCCCGGTAGGAGAAAGGGCACTGGCCCTGGAATCGGTGCTCTGGCCCTAGCCCGGCTGCCAGCTTACTGGGTAACCTTTGCACAAGGCTCCGCCTCCTCTGGGCCTCTACGAAAGCAAATCTGAACTTCACAGTAAGAACACTCGCAAGATCCAACACTCCCAAGCACTTGTGATGGGCGCTAGTCTGAGTACTTCACAGGCACTGCAGCCATCACCCTGCGAGGTAGAGCCCAGCAccattctccccattttacagacgcaGAAACTGAGGTGCGGGCAGGAAAGTCACGTGTTCCAGCTCACACTTGGGCCAGGAACAGGGCCAAGACAGCAACTCGGCCGTCTGGGTCCAGGACGCACGTCTAACTGGCTCTGTTGGTGCCCTTCATGAAACCACCAGTCCTCACGGACCGAACGCTCAAGGGTGCCAAGCCCTGCATCCAGCGCTTTCCACTTCTGTCTTGCCCACAACACAAGCCTAAGTGTCCtcggtcgctcagtcctgtccgactctgcggccgcacggactgcagcctaccaggctcctccatccatggaattttccagacaagagtactggagtgggttgccaggccctcctccaggggatcttcccgacccagggattgaacctctgtctcccacactggcaggcagatttttaactagcagtgccacaagggaagcccctaagtcTATGAGGTAAATGTCATCGTTGTGAAAGGGCTCTGAAGCTTGGACGTCTGGGTACGTTACCGAGACCACTCAGCTGGTGGAAGCCGGGGTCAGATGCGGACTCAGACTAGACTCTAAGTAGCAGCCCACACTCTCTGCTCCGCCAGCTGAGCAGACGGTACGGACCTccagggcaggggcgggggcagaGGTGCCTGCTCACGGCTGGATCCCAAACTCTCAACACAAGGCATCCGTGTTGAAACAAGAGGCCCCCAAAAGCCCTTGACTTCCGTTCCAAACCCCGCCCAGGGCCCCCCTCACCTCGGAGCAGGCGCTGGGGGGCGGAGCGCCCTTCAGCTCAGACGGGGCGCTGCGCCGTGTGCTGGGCGGGGGCGAGGCCAGCAGGTCATCCAGCCACTGGGAGCCACTCTCGGGCCCCGCGGGCTCGGGGGATGCCCGGCAGGGATCTTGAACAGCTGTCCTGGATCGGGTGGTCtcggccagggccagggccacgGGGTCCTCCTCGGCAGACAGCGCCTGCCCAGGCTCGGGGGCGTCGACGAACAGGACGCAGGGCTGGTCTGGGGGCGCTGGCTGCTCCTGCCCCAGGACCGGCTCCAGGACGCGCAGGGCGGCCTCCCGGGTGGGCGGAGGGGGCTCCCGTTCCCCGTGTGTCTCCACCTGCGGCAAGGCTGGTGCAGGTGGGTGCCCTGCTGTTGGTGAGGACTCCAGAGGATAGTCCGCCCCACTGCCCATCGGGCTCGGGGAAGAGCTCGGGTCGTCCCCCGGCCCCCGAGAAGCAGGTCTTCCTGGTCCCTCTGCAGCCGACGGGGCCCCTGACCCTCGCTGAGACACGCCTTCCTCCCGGGTGGACGAGGGCCAGTCCCCAGCCTCCTCGTGGATGGACGTGGCCCCGCCTCCGGCCTCCTCCCTGGTGGACGCGGCCCTGTCTCTGACCTCCGCAGCCTCCACAGCCCCACTTCCGGCCTCCTCACAGGCTGACGCAGCCCAGTCTCCGGGGTCCTCGCAGGTGAACGCTGCCCCTCCTCCGGCCTCCTCGCGGGCATACGCGGCCCCATCTCCGGGCTCCTCCCTGGTGGATGTGGCCCAGCCTCCGGCCTCCTCCCGGGGGGATGCAGCCccgcctccaggctcctcccggGTGGACGCGGCCCCATCTCTGGCCTCTGCAGCCTCACCTCCGGCCTCCTCGCAGGTGGACGCAGCCCAGTTTCCGGCCTCCTCACGGGCGGACACGGCCCCGTTTCCAGCCTCTGCGGCCTCTGCAGCCTCCGCGGCCTCGGTGATGGGGGAGGGCGGCGGGGAGTCCAGCCGCCACACCCCAAGGCCTGCAGGCCGCGTGGGGAAGGTCCATTCAAAGGACTGAGACAAGCTCCAGCTGGACTCAGTCCCGCTCCCCAAGGGGTGGTCCAGGGCGGACAGGCCCCCCGGGGCCTGGGGCAGGGTGGCCAGCGAGCCCCCCAGCTGCTCTCGGTCTGGGCCGGGAGGCCGCAGCACGCCTTCAGAAAACCGCCGCTGGGCCAGGCCGCCAGCAGGGCAGTCCTCATCCCCCGGGGCCGCCCCGTCCCCGGATGCAAACGTCCGAGGCACGTCTGGCAGCTCACCCGCTGCCATCAGGGGCTGGGGTGCTGTGGCTGGGGACCGCTCGGGGCTGGGGTGCACCGCGAGCTCCCGCACCGGGGGGCTGCCGGGTCTGGGGGCCTCCGAGGCTGCCACGGCTGAGCTCGCGGGTGGGTGGTGGGAGCCTTCCTCGGGGGGGCCCGCAGCCGGGGAGCCCAGAGTCTCAGCGGGCAGGGAGGGATGCCCAGGAGCAGCAGGGCTCTGGGCCTCTGGACGGTGGGGCTGGCGGGGAGAGCCCCGCTCGAGGGAGTCAGAGCGAGGAGACTCGGGGCCCGAACCCAAGGCTTCAGCAGGGAGACCCGGGCCAGGGGCGCCTCCATTCTCCAAGGTGGGGCCTGGACCGGGGGTCACCCAGGGAACCTTGAGAACCTGCAAGACAAAGTCAGTAGCTGTCACTGCTCCGCCGGCTTGGGGAGGCCCCTGCCTACCCCCAAGAGACCCCAGGTCAGCGGCGGGCTGCCTGACACTCTCACTCCACGGGGGGAACCGGGGCTcggggggacagccccccaggACAACCGATAGAAGCTCCAGAATGACCTCAGGCGTCTGAGACTGCTCGGGTCCCAGACCCCTCCCGCGTGGCCCTCCCCCCACGAAATGCACAGCGCTCTATTCCCAGGGGATCGCTCAGACCACGCCCACCCGCATCCCCCAAGCCCAAAGCTCATGTGAGGAGTTCCTAAGGGTCCAAGGTTCACGAGTCAAGAACACTGGCTTtgtgcgcttccctggtggcccaggggctaagatTCCACGCTCCCAGTGTGGGGGgtcccgggttcgatccctggccagggaactagatcccaagtgTGGAAACTAAAAGTGtgcatgccacaactggagaTCACGTGAGCTACagtaaagatcaaagatcccgtgtgacccagtgcagccgagtacataaacaaataaaacacacgTTTTAAAACCGGCTCTGTAAaggaaaggcaaaaggaaaagtagCGAGTCTGGCTGTCTGGGTGTGCGGCCTCAGGGTGGGACTCCACCAGGCCCAGCGCAGCTTCAGACCAGTTTCCGGGAGCAACTCACACCCCCTGCTCTGAGCATCCATGGCCCCAGCTCCGCCTGAGGGGCAGCGGGATCCGGGATTCAGGCCAGAAGCCCCGGGGGCCATGAAAGCGCTGGTCGGAGACACTGGCACCTCCCCCGTCAGCTGGACACCTTCCCACGCAGGGTCTCCCCGACCCCCCGCGTCCCCACCTGCACCCCAGGGCCAGGTCAACAATGTCCACCTGGCGGTCAGGAGAAGATTGAGCAAGATCTGCACACCCGGCTGCTGTGGACAGCACAGGGGAAGAACGGACACTCTGGGGCCCTGGGACCCCCAGCATTTGGCCCCCCTTCACCCCTGCACCGGCCTGCCCCAGGCCGTGACCTGAGTCTTGCTCTATCTGACCTCTGCCCTCCCCAGAGGTCACACCCCCGCCTTCTCCCATGGGGGGTCGTCTGCCCCATCACCACCTGACCCCTGGGCCTGGGCAGGGGGGCGTCCTGCTTCCGCATCAAGGCCACCCTCCGATCCTTCCAGCCTGCACACTCTCTGCAAATCAGGTTAATTTAGAGCCTGTGCCCTTAAACCACGCCCCCCAGGAATCCTCCTCCAAGAGCCCAGGACAGACCCCTCAAGACCCCTCTGCCCCCAGAGCAGAGCTCCGGGACCACCACCACTCTCCAGAGCACTGCCCCTGGTAAAGAGCTCACAGGGGTTCCCGAAGCCCCACGACTGACCCTTCCAGCGTCCTGGCTCCGCTCCCTGACCTCCTCTCCTCGACTTCCCTGGAAGCCACCTCTCTGAGGGTCCACCCTAGACCTGGTCCTCAGCCAGAGCCTCCCAGAGCGTCAGGTCTAGGTGACCTGCTGACCCATGTCCATCCCCGTCCATCCAgtgccccctctccctcccctccgcCCGTCTGAGAAGCGCGGTCACTcagtctcctcccttctccccatcccgACTCgactcccctctctcctccacccCTGTGTTCACACAGCTCCCTATattccctccctcaccccagtTTAACCTGATACAATACAGCTCTGCCCCAGCTCCAGGCTGCACCGGGGCAGCTGGAGACAAGCCCGCCGCTGAGATGCTAGGTGCTGGGATGGTGGGTTCCCTGCAGCCGCAGCTgccctgggctcagctgggcccCGAACACCTAGCAATCCCACGACATCCCCCTTCCAcgcacccccacctcccagctttCCCACCCGGTCCAGTCCGTCCTCAAACCTCCCCGCCTCACCCAGGCTCTCCAGGCTGAGGGCCTTGCTATCCCTCCCCGAGGACTCAGAGACCCCCACCCAGGCACCCCACGCCCCGCCGCCAGCACGAGAGCCGTCCCTGCTCAGAGCTCAGGCCAAGCCCTCCTTTCTGTGTCCAGcatcacagatttttttccttctctactggACCGTTTCCATCAGCACACAAACTGCTCTCATTTCTTCTggcttaaaaaaaacacacacatgctgcTGTCCACCCCTCCCATCCCTCCAGCTACACCCCTTTCCTTAAACCCGGGCTCTGCGTTCAGCACCTCTTACCTCAACGCCTTGGGCCCAGCCTCCGCTGAGCCCCCCCAAAACGGGCTCCCTTCTTCACTTTGCCACCCTGCCACTCTAGCCAAGTGCAGCCAAGAACCCCCTTGCAACCCCCAATTCTCAGGGGCGCCCCTTGACCACCCGCTCCAGTGCCTCCCCCAGCCCGGGCAGCTCCTGTGCTCCACACCAGCAGGGTTCCCTCCCTCACCTCcgctccttcctgcctctcctgggctcctctgccaggcctctgtctccctcccacaCCTCACGTCCCTGCAGCTCCGGACTCAAACACCCCACTGACCCCCTCAGACCCCGTTGGACGAGGCGTCTCCAACTCAACAGATCCAGAAGCAAGCTCCTCTGGTCCCCTTCTCTGTAAAGGGTAACCTCCCAACCACTTGGGCCACAGACCCCCAGTGGCGCCCTTCACTCTCCACTCATTCCCGGCAGATCAGCCTGCCTGCAAGTCCGTTCCCTCCACCTTCACACCAGAGGCCCCCCCGCCCACCGTCTCCCCCAGGGACTGCCTCCAGGATCCAAAGCACCATCGTCTCTCACCGGGGTGACCCCAAGAGCCCCGACTGGCCCCTGCCGCTGCCCTTGGCCCCTGGCCAAGATCTTGGGCAGGGAGACTCCTTGCAAATGGAGCAAGGTCATgcctctcctccagcccctcaATAGCCTCTTTCCCTCCTGCAAGCCAGCGCTCCCCCGAGTGGCCCATCGCCACCCAGCTCTGCTGTCTCTGTGACCCAGACACCCCAGTCTCCTCGCTGGGTAGAGCCCACGTCCTTTGTAGCTGCAGCTCCCTCTGCCAAAAAGGCTGTTCCCCAAACATCCAAGAGCTCACCCCATCCCCCTTTTCCTGGCAAGAAATGCCCGTCACCCTCGCCCCAGGACCCGTGCAGGTAGGTATCCCGGGGGCCTGTCTGACGCTCTACCTGTCTGCCGGTTCACAGGGCTCCCGGTGTTGGAGTCTGCcttcctgcattagaaggcgCGTTCAGCGGGAGCAAggtcttccctcctggctcagacagtaaagaatctgcctacaaggcagaagacctgggttcgatccctgggtcaggaagctccccgagagaagggaacggctacccgcTCCGATATGCCTGcccagagaactccatggacagaagagcctggtgggctacagtccacggggtcgcaaagagtcagacacgactgagcaacggacACACGCTTCCTTGGGAGCAGGGGGACTGTGGATACTTTGCTCGTGGCTGTCTCCGCAGCACCGGGATCACAGTGGATGCTCGATAAATACGTTTGGACAAATGCACACACTCATGTCTCTCTCCCTGCCGGACGGGACAGCCTCCAGCTAGCAAGGGCTCTTGGAGCAAGACAGACCACCCTTCGCGTCATTTACTCAGAAACGCAGACTGTCCGCCCCGAGCACACCGTGAGCAGAGGGGCTGTAACAGGAGACCCCTGTGAAACGTTACTTCCCCTCTTCTGCAAGAGAGCAGACCTGGCCAGGGACCGTGCTGGACTCAAATCCTGCCTTTAGCCCCTGGGCAAGTTATTTGGCACCTCAAGCCCTGGCATGCGCACCTCTTGCGTGGGACCTGAGGGGCCTACTGGGCCAGAGTTATGACCGGGGTTACGTCAGTCAATACCCCCGCCCCCCCGAGGTTGCCCAGCAGACAAAAGGCCGTCCAGGGCAGTCATCCTGGACACTGTAGGAGCCTCAGGGCCTCAGCCACACTTAGCCAGGGTGGCCTGGAAGTTGAGAAATATAAGTCCTGGGGCAAGTCACGTAAACCTCCTCCAGAgcctctgtttccccagctaAACTGAGGGCGGTGGGAGAGGCACAAACGAGACCCTTCCAGCTCAGAGACTGCGTCGTCGGGTGGGGAACTCACGTCGGTCGTGGGCTCAGACACGGCCGGCTGGGCCAGGTCCCCGTTGAAGGTCAGGTCCGAGGGGGATTTCCTGtgagggagaaagaagggagaCGGAGGCACagatcagaggagcctgaggctggTGGAGAAGGAAGGCGATCAGGGGTCTACCCAATGACCGGAACAGAACCCGACATGCACCCCGCCAGGGCACGTCCTCCCAGGGGACAAAGACCCTGGTGGCTCCCAGAGAGAGCACCCCAGAGGCAGCGGGTGTGTCCCACCTGCATGTCACGGGGTAAGCTCCCCCCAACCCCTCTGGGAAGAGCCTGCGGGGCCCCAGAGCCCTCGGGGCTCCTAGTAAGACCACCAAGCCCCAGAGCCCTTGAGGGGTTAAGGTTCTCCGGGCCAGGGCAGCTGGCCCCTCCCCAGCCAACGCTTCTGGAGAACTGCAGGGGGAGGAA
Above is a genomic segment from Bos javanicus breed banteng chromosome 15, ARS-OSU_banteng_1.0, whole genome shotgun sequence containing:
- the TNKS1BP1 gene encoding 182 kDa tankyrase-1-binding protein; the protein is MQVSAPREGAAMASPAPRGPDEELVSTGSERGDPRAKPPVKPKPRALPAKPALPAKPSLLVPIGPRPPRGPLAELPSARKMNMLAGPQPYGGNKRPLPFAPRSAAEALAGGEATREPGREEPGKEETPPLTPPARCAAPGGVRKAPLPFRPASERFAAPTVEEILAKMDQPRKEGPASPDRLWGSRLTFNHDGSSRYGPRSYGVAPGPRDDAGTLSKEWSQEGPAGSPADCPEEPSKTPEQRKSPSDLTFNGDLAQPAVSEPTTDVLKVPWVTPGPGPTLENGGAPGPGLPAEALGSGPESPRSDSLERGSPRQPHRPEAQSPAAPGHPSLPAETLGSPAAGPPEEGSHHPPASSAVAASEAPRPGSPPVRELAVHPSPERSPATAPQPLMAAGELPDVPRTFASGDGAAPGDEDCPAGGLAQRRFSEGVLRPPGPDREQLGGSLATLPQAPGGLSALDHPLGSGTESSWSLSQSFEWTFPTRPAGLGVWRLDSPPPSPITEAAEAAEAAEAGNGAVSAREEAGNWAASTCEEAGGEAAEARDGAASTREEPGGGAASPREEAGGWATSTREEPGDGAAYAREEAGGGAAFTCEDPGDWAASACEEAGSGAVEAAEVRDRAASTREEAGGGATSIHEEAGDWPSSTREEGVSQRGSGAPSAAEGPGRPASRGPGDDPSSSPSPMGSGADYPLESSPTAGHPPAPALPQVETHGEREPPPPTREAALRVLEPVLGQEQPAPPDQPCVLFVDAPEPGQALSAEEDPVALALAETTRSRTAVQDPCRASPEPAGPESGSQWLDDLLASPPPSTRRSAPSELKGAPPPSACSEGLLGWAQKDLQSEFGIAGGPHPGGFRPSTWSQDASRDYSLGVASPRGDPGLGERDWASECGHGVGEGGPGEWAGRCALDCEEDEVGGQDGRGAGAPGGLGTQDRAIGKPSAPQSHEVDLQHWEFGKRDSQGTYSSRDAELQDQEFGKRDSQGTYSSRDAELQDQEFGKRDSLGTYSGRDASLQDWDFGKRDALGAYASRDEEGQGPESGQKDPLGRYSSNQDAGQQDPGFRRSDFGRSAWVPDYSGGLTRDFGARALSAGFSLEEAQRQDTEFEKKTPGRVSPGVAGRDAGWPETTEAGSVFSASGSQLQDGDLGQRDPGGWQGGADSREVGGPQAGGARSPGEADREGAERGWAGDFGLGVGAQPELAFSPGQRGWGSGFCAEAAEQSPQFGIIGDDRAGGASLSTCGQLGGGPFLPPEGAVGWTDQLGLWNLEVSSCVRAGSSSEAREDGVGQTGWADHAGVTDAGLVCRSQSGGAEAPGRLGVGDQDWPSEVGGPSQTREGGVGQTDWSGAEAGEFLKSRERGVGQADWTPEPRDRELGPGGVDWGDSLGLRHLEVPCELDSETSQGPRGRRLDQVDWAQDSELRNVELPAEARECGVGDVSQPLEPGVGNDDLSALGLEARGSSEARELGVGEMSGPDAEDGDPFLPLVVICPEEDGSGLQESPAFGPSPGDHPARSPPTGSQGQPGERLAAHSPEATAPRESASLGSRAPSEEEGAAAGADRVEPREPGQDPLSSWRPQPEGEASWTDAVHSTRDATGASQGEQTPQGPPTSTPSQDFSFIEDTEILDSAMYRSRANLGRKRGHRAPAIRPGGTLGLSEAAASDARLFQDSTEPRASQTPSSDEEVVEEPQNRRTRVTKGLKVSLFPGLSPSALKAKLRSRNRSADEGEPSEGKAGQKESMQRSKSCKVPGLGKPHALPPKPDKSSGSEGSSPNWLQALKLKKKKV